ACAACCGGCTCCCCAGCAGGTGCGCGGTTCCTGACGCCGACATCCGGGCATCAGGGCTAAGTTTGGTGCGCGACAACAGGTTGTCCTCTCCCCTACGTTCCCCGGCACTGGGGTGTTTCTACGTGGTGTCTTCCGCCGGTTCGCTCATCACTGCGTCAAGCCCGGCCACAGGGCAACACTCCTGCCCCCTCGACACCATCCAACAGGAGATGGAGCGCCTGCCCCAGGGGGCTCGCCGTCTGGCCGTTCAGCTGCGCATCGACCTCAAGGACGACCTGATCTGGTCGGTGCTCACGGATTACGAGCACCTCAGCCGCTTCATCCCGAACCTCTCCACCTCGCGGTTGCTGTGGCGCCGCGACGACCGGGTGGGTCTGGAGCAGGTGGGCTGCCAACAGTTCTGTGGTCTGCGCTTCTCGGCGCGGGTGGAACTGGAGCTCCAGGAAGTGCGGGAACACGGCATGCTCCGCTTCGCCATGATCCAGGGCGATTTCCGCCGTTTTGAAGGGGCGTGGCAGGTGAGCCCGGATCCGATCGGCTCCCGGCTCCTTTACGACCTCACCGTGCAGGGCCGCCCGGGTATGCCGATCGCGCTGATTGAGCAGCGCCTGCGCGAAGACCTGGCTGCCAACCTGCGGGCAGTGCAACAGGAAGCACTGCGCCGCTCGGGCCGCCTCTGAGACCACCAGGCGGAGCCTGGCTGGGCTTACAGCCGCTGGCCTTGTGGCGGAAACTCACAGAGAACGGAATGCCGACTTGTTGAGCCTCAGACCCCCAGAGTAACGAGCCTTGACGCCGTCACGGAGAGAGTGTGCTCCCT
Above is a window of Synechococcus sp. MW101C3 DNA encoding:
- a CDS encoding SRPBCC family protein codes for the protein MERLPQGARRLAVQLRIDLKDDLIWSVLTDYEHLSRFIPNLSTSRLLWRRDDRVGLEQVGCQQFCGLRFSARVELELQEVREHGMLRFAMIQGDFRRFEGAWQVSPDPIGSRLLYDLTVQGRPGMPIALIEQRLREDLAANLRAVQQEALRRSGRL